One part of the Sphingobacterium sp. LZ7M1 genome encodes these proteins:
- a CDS encoding family 16 glycosylhydrolase: protein MKNFLNITLLLLFSILSSNAFSQQMEKKSKKWKLVWQDEFDYEGLPDSTKWSFDTKGNAYNWGNNEAQHYTDKDSSNAYVKNGFLTITAKREEIDNKKYSSARLRSLHKGDWKYGRFVIRAKVPTGRGTWPAIWMMPSADTYGGWPKSGEIDIMEYVGSHPDSVLGTVHTESYNHVIGTHKGKSTFLPDAHKKFHTYVLEWDANEIKIFADKKLYFTFKNEGKTAAEWPFDQKFHLLLNLAIGGGLGGQKGIDDKLFPHHFVIDYVRVYQR from the coding sequence ATGAAAAACTTTCTGAATATTACCCTGTTACTCCTTTTTTCCATTTTAAGCAGTAATGCTTTTTCTCAGCAAATGGAAAAGAAGAGCAAGAAGTGGAAATTAGTCTGGCAAGACGAGTTCGATTATGAAGGGCTGCCGGACTCCACAAAATGGAGTTTTGATACCAAGGGAAATGCATATAACTGGGGTAACAATGAAGCACAGCATTATACTGATAAGGACTCGTCAAATGCGTATGTCAAGAATGGATTCTTGACCATTACAGCGAAGCGTGAGGAAATTGATAATAAGAAATATAGCTCAGCGAGATTGCGCTCCTTACATAAAGGGGATTGGAAGTATGGACGTTTTGTTATTAGGGCAAAGGTTCCTACCGGACGTGGTACTTGGCCTGCTATCTGGATGATGCCCTCAGCAGACACCTATGGAGGCTGGCCAAAGAGTGGTGAAATCGATATAATGGAATATGTAGGCTCACATCCTGATTCAGTATTGGGAACCGTCCATACAGAAAGCTATAACCATGTCATTGGAACCCACAAAGGAAAATCCACCTTCCTGCCCGATGCTCATAAAAAGTTTCATACCTATGTTTTGGAATGGGATGCCAATGAAATCAAGATCTTTGCTGATAAGAAACTCTATTTCACTTTTAAGAATGAAGGAAAAACAGCAGCTGAATGGCCATTTGACCAAAAATTTCACTTGCTACTCAATTTAGCTATAGGCGGGGGACTTGGTGGGCAGAAAGGAATAGATGATAAGTTATTCCCACATCATTTTGTCATCGATTATGTCAGGGTTTATCAACGTTAG
- the mgrA gene encoding L-glyceraldehyde 3-phosphate reductase produces MDWKPKSDRYDKMIYNRCGKSGLHLPAISLGLWHNFGDDTPHSKKVEICTTAFDLGINHFDLANNYGPPAGSAEMAFGKILKEEFAGLRDELIISSKAGYQMWPGPYGEWGSRKYLIASCDQSLKRLGLDYVDIFYSHRFDPHTPLEETMMALDQIVRSGKALYVGISSYNAQRTKEAYDILKSLGTPFIIHQPSYSMLNRWVEDDGLLDTLEDLGLGSIVFSPLAQGMLTNKYLNEVPQDSRANQDKSLNKNFLSEENLKNIWALNEIAANRNQTLAQMAISWVLKKGKVTSALIGASKVQQVIDCVGAIKNLEFTDAELRQIDQYAKDGGINIWQQSAEL; encoded by the coding sequence ATGGACTGGAAACCAAAAAGTGATCGTTATGATAAGATGATCTATAACCGCTGTGGAAAAAGCGGCTTACATTTACCGGCGATTTCCTTAGGATTATGGCATAATTTCGGAGATGACACGCCACACAGCAAAAAGGTCGAGATCTGTACCACAGCATTTGACCTAGGGATAAACCACTTTGATCTTGCGAATAATTATGGCCCTCCAGCTGGAAGTGCTGAAATGGCTTTCGGAAAGATTTTAAAAGAAGAGTTTGCCGGCCTTCGGGATGAATTGATCATTTCTTCCAAAGCTGGCTATCAAATGTGGCCAGGTCCATATGGTGAATGGGGAAGCAGAAAATACCTGATAGCTAGTTGTGATCAATCCTTGAAAAGATTGGGATTGGATTATGTTGACATTTTCTATTCCCATCGTTTCGACCCTCATACACCATTGGAAGAGACAATGATGGCCCTAGACCAAATAGTGCGCTCTGGAAAAGCTTTATATGTTGGTATTTCTTCCTATAATGCCCAAAGGACAAAAGAGGCTTATGATATCCTAAAGTCCCTGGGTACTCCATTTATTATTCATCAACCTAGCTATTCCATGTTAAACAGATGGGTTGAGGACGACGGATTATTGGACACTTTGGAAGATTTAGGACTGGGTTCAATTGTCTTCTCTCCTCTTGCTCAAGGAATGTTGACGAATAAATATCTAAATGAGGTCCCTCAGGATAGTCGTGCGAATCAGGATAAATCCTTAAATAAGAATTTCCTTTCAGAAGAAAACTTAAAAAACATCTGGGCATTAAATGAAATCGCCGCAAACAGAAACCAGACCCTAGCACAGATGGCAATCTCCTGGGTATTGAAAAAAGGCAAAGTAACTTCTGCCTTGATTGGTGCGAGTAAAGTCCAACAGGTAATAGATTGTGTCGGAGCAATAAAAAATCTTGAGTTTACCGATGCTGAATTAAGGCAAATCGACCAGTATGCAAAAGATGGCGGAATAAATATCTGGCAACAATCAGCTGAATTGTAA